A genomic window from Arthrobacter globiformis includes:
- a CDS encoding DUF4193 domain-containing protein, translating to MATDYDAPRKSEEDLNEDSIEELKTRRADKPTAVVEEDEADLAEGYELPGADLSGEELMVRVMPAQADEFTCASCFLVRHRSQIAREKNGLLYCRDCEG from the coding sequence ATGGCGACTGATTATGATGCGCCGCGGAAGTCCGAAGAGGACCTCAACGAGGACTCGATTGAGGAGCTGAAGACCCGCCGCGCCGATAAACCAACGGCAGTGGTGGAGGAGGACGAGGCCGACCTCGCCGAAGGCTACGAGTTGCCCGGAGCCGACCTGTCCGGTGAGGAGCTCATGGTCCGTGTCATGCCTGCCCAGGCCGACGAGTTCACCTGCGCCTCGTGCTTCCTGGTCCGGCACCGCTCCCAGATCGCCCGCGAAAAGAACGGGCTGCTGTACTGCCGCGATTGTGAAGGCTGA
- a CDS encoding potassium channel family protein, which yields MAHFVIMGCGRVGATLAHTLEDAGHSVAIIDQDDRAFRRLRSGFTGRKVTGVGFDRDTLKQAGVADAYAFAAVSSGDNSNILATRVARETFHVPHVVARIYDPGRAEIYQRLGIPTVAAVRWSADQVLRRILPEQLAGDFRDPSGRLVLAELDLHPEWVGHPVSSIEKVADVRVAYLTRFGEGMLPAAGTSYQDGDTVHAMLRVDRSSEVAHILAKAPAKES from the coding sequence GTGGCGCACTTCGTGATCATGGGTTGCGGACGCGTCGGGGCCACCCTGGCGCACACGCTCGAAGATGCGGGCCATTCCGTAGCCATCATCGACCAGGACGACCGCGCCTTCCGCCGCCTCCGCTCGGGCTTCACAGGCCGGAAAGTCACCGGAGTCGGCTTTGACCGCGACACCCTGAAGCAAGCGGGCGTCGCTGATGCCTATGCCTTTGCGGCCGTGTCCAGCGGCGACAACTCCAACATCCTGGCCACCAGGGTGGCGCGCGAGACGTTCCACGTGCCGCACGTGGTGGCCCGCATCTACGATCCCGGCCGAGCCGAAATCTACCAGCGCCTGGGCATCCCCACGGTGGCCGCGGTGCGCTGGAGCGCCGACCAGGTCCTGCGCCGCATCCTTCCCGAACAGTTGGCCGGAGACTTCCGCGACCCGTCCGGCCGCCTCGTGCTGGCAGAACTCGACCTCCACCCGGAATGGGTGGGCCATCCGGTCTCCTCCATCGAAAAGGTGGCCGATGTCCGGGTTGCCTACCTGACCAGGTTCGGCGAGGGGATGCTGCCCGCCGCGGGCACCTCCTACCAGGACGGCGATACGGTGCATGCCATGCTGCGGGTGGACCGCTCCTCTGAAGTCGCCCACATCCTCGCAAAAGCACCCGCCAAGGAGTCCTAA
- a CDS encoding DUF3093 domain-containing protein: MPESSAAVPARNPSSPDETAIFSEKLWPGVWIWVVAVGIASAGILVFAPISLAAGFTAAAVLFAIEAVLLVLSTPAVVVTARTLQVGRASIERTLIGAAAAYRGKEATAERGTRLNGLAYLCIRGWIDPVVRIEIADPSDPTPYWLTSTRRPEELVAALTGK; encoded by the coding sequence ATGCCCGAATCAAGCGCCGCCGTCCCCGCCCGCAACCCGTCTTCACCGGACGAAACCGCAATTTTCTCCGAAAAGCTGTGGCCCGGCGTGTGGATCTGGGTGGTCGCAGTGGGCATCGCATCGGCAGGCATCCTGGTCTTCGCCCCCATCAGCCTGGCTGCCGGCTTCACGGCAGCGGCTGTGCTGTTCGCCATCGAGGCAGTGCTGCTGGTCCTGTCCACGCCGGCAGTGGTGGTGACCGCGCGGACCCTGCAGGTGGGCCGGGCCAGCATCGAACGCACCCTGATCGGCGCGGCAGCAGCGTACCGTGGCAAAGAAGCGACGGCGGAGCGCGGCACGCGCCTGAACGGCCTGGCCTATCTCTGCATCCGGGGGTGGATTGACCCGGTGGTCAGGATCGAGATCGCCGATCCCTCGGACCCCACGCCGTACTGGCTGACCTCCACGCGGCGCCCGGAAGAACTCGTCGCGGCGCTGACCGGAAAGTAG
- a CDS encoding DUF3710 domain-containing protein: protein MVFGLGKKPKKQESAEPEDVQEDAAPDPAENAADDRRANGPFDVSEISSRDGYVDLGALLIAPRDGLQLRLEVEEATQRVVAVTMDLEGSSLQLQAFAAPRSEGLWDEIREQIGQSVGGQGGQVEEIPGDYGVELVAKLPAGAPDGSQGYRVARFVGVDGPRWFLRGVFGGAAALDREAAASLEDLFRKIVVIRGENPMPPRDLLQLRLPKDTAASVPPAAPDLQQPERGPEITQIG, encoded by the coding sequence ATGGTTTTTGGGCTGGGTAAGAAACCCAAGAAGCAGGAATCGGCAGAACCGGAGGACGTCCAAGAGGACGCCGCCCCGGATCCGGCCGAGAATGCTGCGGATGACCGCAGGGCCAACGGTCCCTTCGACGTCTCCGAGATCAGCAGCCGCGACGGCTATGTGGACCTCGGCGCCCTGCTCATTGCGCCCCGCGATGGACTCCAGCTCCGGCTTGAAGTCGAGGAAGCAACCCAGCGCGTCGTCGCCGTGACCATGGACCTCGAGGGGTCGAGCCTGCAGCTGCAGGCGTTTGCCGCGCCCCGTTCCGAAGGGCTCTGGGATGAGATCCGGGAGCAGATCGGGCAGTCTGTGGGCGGCCAGGGCGGCCAGGTTGAGGAGATCCCGGGGGACTACGGCGTGGAACTCGTGGCCAAGCTCCCGGCAGGCGCCCCGGACGGCAGCCAAGGTTACCGTGTGGCCCGCTTCGTCGGCGTCGACGGCCCCCGCTGGTTCCTTCGCGGCGTTTTCGGCGGCGCGGCCGCGCTGGACCGTGAAGCTGCCGCCAGCCTCGAGGACCTGTTCCGGAAGATCGTGGTCATCCGGGGCGAGAACCCCATGCCGCCGAGGGACCTGTTGCAGCTGCGCCTGCCCAAGGACACCGCGGCGTCCGTGCCCCCCGCAGCGCCGGACCTCCAGCAGCCCGAGCGCGGGCCGGAGATCACCCAGATTGGTTGA
- the dut gene encoding dUTP diphosphatase: MTDESTAMTSLAQQAPAAQQAPATAAVQPPRAEFGAPTVQVQLKMLDDGLEAPSYAHPGDAGADLRAREDVVLEPGERRLVPTGVSIALPDGFVALIHPRSGLATKHGLTVVNAPGTVDAGYRGEISVTLLNTDRDQAIELRRGDRIAQMVIQRVEHAQFVAVGELNDSVRGAGGFGSTGGFAVPGT; this comes from the coding sequence GTGACTGACGAATCAACGGCCATGACGTCCCTTGCGCAGCAGGCCCCCGCGGCGCAGCAAGCCCCCGCGACTGCCGCTGTGCAGCCGCCCAGGGCGGAGTTCGGAGCACCCACGGTGCAGGTGCAGCTGAAAATGCTCGACGACGGCCTGGAAGCCCCGTCGTACGCCCACCCCGGTGACGCCGGTGCGGACCTGCGGGCCCGCGAGGACGTGGTGCTCGAGCCGGGCGAGCGGCGGCTCGTCCCCACCGGTGTATCCATCGCCCTGCCGGATGGCTTCGTAGCCCTGATCCACCCCCGCTCGGGCCTCGCCACCAAGCACGGGCTCACGGTCGTGAACGCACCGGGAACCGTCGACGCCGGATACCGGGGGGAGATCTCGGTGACCCTGCTCAACACCGACCGCGACCAGGCCATAGAACTGCGGCGCGGCGATAGAATTGCACAGATGGTGATCCAGCGGGTGGAGCACGCGCAGTTCGTCGCCGTGGGGGAGCTGAACGACTCTGTCCGGGGTGCCGGCGGGTTCGGCTCCACGGGCGGATTTGCCGTTCCGGGCACGTAG
- a CDS encoding APC family permease, protein MLTILNAVKRVLVGRPFRNDRMAHTLLPKRIALPIFASDALSSVAYAPDEILLTLALAGVSAVTISPLVGLAVMVVLLTVVASYRQNVHAYPSGGGDYEIANENLGKFAGLTVASALLVDYVLTVAVSMSSAATYLTTAIPSLHGQQAMIATIGVVVLALVNLRGIKEAGSVFAVPTYIFMASILGMTLVGIFQAVTGQLGQAPSAAFTIVPAPGFDEGLVGLAGAFLLLRAFSSGAAALTGVEAISNGVPNFQKPKSKNAATTLLLLGIIASAMLAGIIYLANATKVHIVLDPATEFLLNGQPLPEGYIQNPAISQIAQTIFGAGSIPFYIVVAATGVILVFASNTAFNGFPVLGSILAQDGYLPRQLRTRGDRLAFSNGVLALAAGALVLILSFNADVTKLIQLYIVGVFISFTASQLGMVRHWGRELKLAKDKAVRRRMIKSRTINMIGFGMTALVLVIVLITKFEQGAWIALLAMFVLFLIMWSIRAHYDNVAKELAVDEDSSPRALPTRVHAVLLVSHVRKPVLRALAYARASRPSRLDAITVDINAEETAHTLADWEKLEIPVPLTILASPYRETVTPIMDYIKNMRRDSPRDLIVVYIPEYVVGKWWEQLVHNQTALRIKTRLHFEPGVMVASVPWQLKSSEEAKRLQDIQ, encoded by the coding sequence GTGCTGACAATTCTGAATGCCGTGAAGCGCGTGCTGGTGGGAAGGCCCTTCCGGAACGACAGGATGGCCCACACCCTCCTGCCGAAGAGGATCGCGCTGCCAATCTTCGCTTCGGATGCATTGTCCTCCGTGGCCTATGCCCCCGATGAGATTCTCCTCACGCTGGCCCTGGCCGGCGTGAGCGCGGTGACCATTTCCCCGCTCGTGGGCCTCGCCGTCATGGTGGTCCTGCTCACGGTGGTGGCGTCATACCGGCAAAACGTCCACGCCTACCCTTCCGGTGGCGGGGACTACGAGATCGCCAATGAAAACCTGGGCAAGTTCGCGGGGCTGACGGTGGCGTCTGCCCTGCTGGTGGACTATGTCCTGACCGTCGCCGTGTCCATGTCCTCCGCAGCCACATACCTCACCACTGCCATCCCTTCGCTCCATGGGCAGCAGGCCATGATCGCCACCATCGGCGTGGTGGTCCTGGCGCTCGTCAACCTGCGCGGGATCAAGGAAGCCGGCAGCGTTTTCGCGGTGCCGACGTACATCTTCATGGCCTCCATCCTGGGCATGACCCTCGTCGGCATTTTCCAGGCCGTGACCGGCCAGCTGGGCCAGGCGCCGTCGGCTGCGTTCACGATTGTCCCCGCACCCGGCTTCGACGAGGGCCTCGTGGGGCTTGCCGGCGCGTTCCTGCTGCTGCGCGCCTTTTCCTCCGGGGCCGCCGCCCTGACCGGTGTGGAAGCGATCAGCAACGGGGTGCCGAACTTCCAGAAGCCCAAGAGCAAGAACGCGGCCACCACGCTGCTGCTGCTCGGGATCATCGCCTCGGCCATGCTGGCAGGGATCATCTACCTGGCCAACGCCACCAAGGTGCATATCGTGCTGGATCCGGCCACCGAGTTCCTGCTTAACGGGCAGCCGCTGCCCGAGGGGTATATCCAGAACCCGGCCATCAGCCAGATCGCGCAGACCATTTTCGGTGCCGGGTCCATTCCGTTCTACATTGTGGTCGCGGCCACGGGCGTCATCCTGGTGTTTGCCTCCAACACGGCCTTCAACGGCTTTCCGGTGCTGGGCTCCATCCTCGCCCAGGACGGTTACCTGCCCCGGCAGCTGCGGACCCGCGGCGACAGGCTCGCCTTCAGCAACGGTGTGCTTGCCCTGGCCGCCGGGGCGCTGGTGCTGATCCTTTCCTTCAACGCTGACGTGACCAAGCTCATCCAGCTGTATATCGTCGGTGTTTTCATCTCCTTCACGGCGAGCCAGCTGGGCATGGTCCGCCACTGGGGCCGCGAGCTGAAGCTGGCCAAGGACAAGGCGGTGCGCCGCCGGATGATCAAGTCGCGCACCATCAACATGATCGGCTTCGGCATGACCGCGCTGGTGCTGGTGATCGTGCTCATCACCAAGTTTGAGCAGGGCGCCTGGATTGCCCTGCTCGCCATGTTCGTGCTGTTCCTCATCATGTGGAGCATCCGGGCCCACTACGACAACGTGGCCAAGGAACTGGCGGTCGACGAGGATTCGTCGCCGCGCGCCCTGCCCACCCGCGTGCACGCCGTGCTGCTGGTGTCCCATGTCCGCAAGCCGGTGCTCCGGGCGCTGGCCTACGCGCGTGCCTCCCGGCCGTCGCGGCTGGACGCCATCACGGTGGACATCAACGCCGAGGAAACAGCGCACACCCTCGCCGACTGGGAGAAACTGGAGATCCCGGTGCCGCTGACCATCCTGGCCAGCCCCTACCGCGAGACGGTCACGCCGATCATGGACTACATCAAGAACATGCGCCGGGACTCACCCCGGGACCTGATCGTGGTGTACATCCCCGAGTACGTGGTGGGTAAATGGTGGGAGCAGCTGGTGCACAACCAGACAGCCCTCCGCATCAAGACCCGGCTCCACTTTGAGCCCGGCGTCATGGTTGCCAGCGTTCCCTGGCAGCTCAAATCATCCGAAGAAGCCAAGAGACTGCAGGACATTCAATGA
- a CDS encoding class I SAM-dependent RNA methyltransferase: MSPDTQTTSTGLELVVDVGPVAHGGHCVARHEGRVVFVRHGIPGERVRVRLTDAEEKAKFWRADVVEVLDASPDRVPHFWRTADSASSWAHGRPPVGGAELGHVSLQRQRSLKSEVLGEQLRRLAAVELSPDVEAVGPANAGKTDDGVAGLAWRTRASFGVTQSGRLGMHAHRSDQVIPVQEMPLAVDGINALRLWDVDLQGIERVEVAAPANGSRPLVLLAPAPGTRAKRLNSILSQLPADVSVASYDPLKNETLQLRGRTWVQESAAGHDYRVTGAGFWQIHRDAPETLVGAVTKFLHDGGFLEPGAAVADLYAGAGLFTAPLADAVGETGSVLSVEGAPGTSRDARKNLHGSPQVEIVQGKVERVLRQRQRQFDALILDPPRAGAGKAVVSQLIDSKPRAIAYVSCDPSSFARDIGYFQQGGWQLAGLRAFDLYPHTHHLETVALLTPRG, translated from the coding sequence ATGAGCCCGGACACCCAAACCACTTCGACCGGACTCGAACTGGTTGTCGACGTCGGCCCCGTGGCCCACGGCGGACACTGCGTGGCCCGCCACGAGGGCCGCGTGGTCTTCGTCCGCCATGGCATCCCGGGGGAGCGGGTGCGGGTCCGGCTCACGGACGCGGAAGAGAAGGCGAAGTTCTGGCGGGCGGACGTCGTGGAAGTCCTGGATGCTTCGCCGGACCGGGTGCCGCACTTCTGGCGGACCGCCGATTCGGCCAGCTCCTGGGCACACGGGCGTCCGCCGGTGGGCGGCGCCGAACTTGGCCACGTGTCGCTGCAGCGCCAACGGAGCCTCAAATCGGAGGTGCTGGGTGAACAGCTTAGGCGGCTGGCCGCCGTCGAACTCTCCCCCGACGTGGAAGCGGTCGGACCAGCAAACGCCGGAAAAACGGACGACGGCGTGGCCGGCCTTGCGTGGCGCACACGAGCCAGCTTTGGCGTCACCCAGAGCGGCCGGCTCGGCATGCACGCCCACCGCTCCGACCAGGTGATTCCCGTCCAGGAAATGCCGCTGGCCGTCGACGGGATCAACGCGCTGCGGCTGTGGGACGTGGACCTTCAGGGCATCGAGCGGGTGGAGGTGGCCGCGCCCGCCAACGGCTCGCGGCCGCTCGTGTTGCTGGCCCCGGCCCCCGGAACCCGCGCCAAACGGCTGAACTCCATCCTCTCCCAGCTTCCCGCGGACGTGTCCGTGGCCAGTTACGATCCACTCAAGAACGAGACCCTGCAGCTCCGCGGCCGGACCTGGGTGCAGGAATCTGCGGCCGGCCACGACTACCGGGTCACGGGTGCGGGGTTCTGGCAGATCCACCGCGATGCACCGGAAACCCTGGTGGGTGCCGTCACCAAATTCCTGCACGACGGCGGGTTCCTGGAACCTGGCGCCGCTGTGGCGGACCTCTACGCCGGTGCGGGCCTGTTCACCGCCCCGCTGGCTGACGCGGTGGGGGAGACCGGGTCCGTCCTGTCGGTGGAGGGAGCTCCCGGCACCAGCCGTGACGCCCGGAAAAACCTGCACGGTTCACCGCAGGTGGAGATCGTGCAGGGCAAGGTGGAACGGGTGCTGCGGCAGCGGCAGCGCCAGTTCGACGCCCTCATCCTCGACCCGCCGCGCGCCGGTGCGGGCAAGGCCGTGGTCAGCCAGCTGATTGACTCGAAGCCCCGGGCAATCGCCTACGTTTCCTGCGACCCGTCGTCGTTCGCACGCGACATTGGTTACTTCCAGCAGGGCGGCTGGCAGCTGGCCGGGCTGCGGGCCTTCGACCTCTATCCGCACACGCACCATCTTGAAACTGTCGCGCTGCTGACGCCCCGCGGCTGA
- a CDS encoding DUF3159 domain-containing protein — protein sequence MTLPENPDSGPGREEPKPTPENPGLAGLAEDYASKAGLHRTHDGRIDVLKSAGGYQGIAESILPGLVFLIAFTATTALTPSLIAALGIAAVFTVVRLVQRRPLTQALAGVVGVGISAWLANTTGKAEDFYLPGFLTNTAYIVAMVISIAVRWPIAGLLFGFIRNEGLDWRKDPVRVRAYRLGTWIIVGVLVLRLLVQVPLYLMGPDGLAALATTRLIMGAPLYILGVWIAWLITRPAATPDGQPSKPSSSS from the coding sequence ATGACTTTGCCTGAGAACCCCGATTCGGGACCGGGCCGCGAGGAACCCAAGCCCACGCCCGAGAACCCGGGTCTTGCAGGGCTGGCCGAGGACTATGCGTCCAAGGCAGGGCTGCACCGCACGCACGACGGACGCATCGACGTCCTGAAGAGCGCCGGCGGCTACCAGGGAATCGCCGAGAGCATCCTGCCCGGCCTGGTCTTCCTGATCGCCTTCACCGCCACCACCGCGCTGACGCCGTCGCTCATTGCCGCGCTGGGCATCGCCGCCGTCTTCACCGTGGTCCGGCTCGTGCAGCGCCGCCCGCTGACCCAGGCGCTGGCCGGCGTCGTCGGTGTGGGCATCTCAGCCTGGCTCGCCAACACCACGGGCAAGGCCGAGGACTTCTACCTTCCGGGATTCCTGACCAATACGGCCTACATTGTGGCGATGGTCATCTCCATCGCCGTCCGCTGGCCCATCGCCGGACTGCTGTTCGGGTTCATCCGCAACGAAGGCCTGGACTGGCGCAAGGACCCGGTCCGCGTCCGCGCCTACCGGCTGGGCACGTGGATCATCGTGGGTGTGCTGGTGCTGCGCCTGCTGGTGCAGGTTCCCCTGTACCTGATGGGTCCGGACGGGTTGGCGGCGCTGGCCACCACCAGGCTCATCATGGGTGCACCGCTGTACATCCTCGGCGTGTGGATCGCCTGGCTCATCACGCGGCCGGCGGCCACGCCTGACGGTCAGCCGTCGAAGCCGTCGTCATCCAGCTGA
- a CDS encoding aconitate hydratase — MSTVDSFGSKGKLDVAGTEYEIFRLNSVEGSETLPFSLKVLLENLLRTEDGANITADHVRALAGWDPNAQPDTEIQFTPARVIMQDFTGVPCVVDLATMREAVKELGGDPKRVNPLAPAEMVIDHSVQIDVFGNSGALERNMEIEYQRNGERYQFLRWGQTAFDDFKVVPPGTGIVHQVNIEYLARTIMTREVDGALRAYPDTCVGTDSHTTMVNGLGVLGWGVGGIEAEAAMLGQPVSMLIPRVVGFKLSGSIPAGATATDVVLTITEMLRKHGVVGKFVEFYGEGVAAVPLANRATIGNMSPEFGSTAAMFPIDDVTLDYLRLTGRSDENVALVEAYAKEQGLWHDPSREIKFSEYLELDLSTVVPSIAGPKRPQDRIELTEAKDEFRHDLKNYVTHDADAGSLDESLEESFPASDPPSFTTGATHVTDSDRVPPKYSAAHGAEGRHSSPVAVKMEDGREFDLDHGAVTIASITSCTNTSNPSVMLAAAVLARNAVNKGLTAKPWVKTSVAPGSKVVTDYYEKSGLTPYLEKLGFYIVGYGCATCIGNSGPLEAEISEAIQANDLAVSAVLSGNRNFEGRINPDVKMNYLASPPLVIAYALAGSMDFDFETDPLGKDEAGNDVFLKDIWPNPVEVQEVIDSSIDKEMFAKGYEGVFEGDDRWKALDTPAGDTFAWDEKSTYVRKPPYFEGMKAQPEPVQDIAGARVLLKLGDSVTTDHISPAGSFKSDTPAGQYLLANGVERKDFNSYGSRRGNHEVMIRGTFANIRIKNQLLDGVEGGFTRDFTQADGPQAYVYDAAQNYQAAGTPLVVLAGKEYGSGSSRDWAAKGTALLGVKAVIAESYERIHRSNLIGMGVLPLQFPAGESAATLGLTGTETFAVEGVTALNEGTTPKTLKVTATAEDGSTKSFDAVLRIDTPGEADYYRNGGILQYVLRQISAN; from the coding sequence ATGAGCACTGTGGACAGCTTCGGTTCAAAAGGCAAACTTGATGTTGCCGGAACCGAATACGAAATTTTCCGGTTGAACTCCGTTGAAGGTTCAGAAACCCTTCCGTTCAGCCTTAAGGTACTGCTTGAAAACCTGCTAAGGACCGAGGACGGCGCGAACATCACCGCCGATCACGTTCGCGCCCTGGCAGGATGGGACCCGAATGCCCAGCCCGACACCGAAATCCAGTTCACGCCCGCCCGCGTGATCATGCAGGACTTCACGGGTGTCCCCTGCGTGGTGGACCTTGCCACCATGCGCGAGGCAGTCAAGGAGCTCGGCGGCGATCCGAAGAGGGTGAACCCGCTTGCTCCGGCCGAGATGGTTATTGACCACTCCGTCCAGATCGACGTTTTCGGTAACTCCGGCGCACTGGAGCGCAACATGGAGATCGAATACCAGCGCAATGGTGAGCGCTACCAGTTCCTGCGCTGGGGCCAGACCGCGTTCGACGACTTCAAGGTCGTCCCGCCGGGAACCGGCATCGTGCACCAGGTCAACATCGAATACCTGGCCCGCACCATCATGACCCGCGAAGTGGACGGCGCCCTGCGCGCATACCCCGACACCTGCGTCGGTACCGACTCGCACACCACCATGGTCAACGGCCTGGGTGTGCTCGGCTGGGGCGTCGGCGGCATCGAAGCCGAGGCGGCCATGCTTGGCCAGCCGGTTTCCATGCTCATCCCGCGCGTGGTCGGCTTCAAGCTCAGCGGCAGCATCCCTGCCGGTGCCACCGCCACCGACGTGGTGCTCACCATCACGGAGATGCTGCGCAAGCACGGCGTTGTGGGCAAGTTCGTGGAGTTCTACGGCGAAGGCGTTGCCGCGGTGCCGCTGGCCAACCGCGCCACCATCGGCAACATGAGCCCGGAGTTCGGCTCCACGGCTGCCATGTTCCCGATCGACGACGTCACCCTCGACTACCTGCGCCTCACCGGCCGCTCCGACGAGAACGTGGCCCTGGTGGAGGCCTACGCCAAGGAGCAGGGCCTCTGGCACGATCCTTCCCGCGAGATCAAGTTCTCCGAGTACCTCGAGCTGGACCTCTCCACCGTGGTTCCGTCGATCGCCGGCCCGAAGCGTCCGCAGGACCGCATCGAGCTGACCGAGGCCAAGGACGAGTTCCGCCACGACCTCAAGAACTACGTCACCCACGACGCCGACGCCGGCTCGCTGGATGAGTCGCTGGAGGAATCCTTCCCGGCTTCCGACCCGCCCTCCTTCACCACCGGCGCCACGCACGTGACCGACAGCGACCGCGTTCCGCCCAAGTACTCCGCCGCGCACGGTGCCGAGGGCCGCCATTCCAGCCCCGTCGCCGTGAAGATGGAGGATGGCCGCGAGTTCGACCTGGACCACGGAGCGGTGACCATCGCGTCAATCACCTCGTGCACCAACACGTCCAACCCGTCGGTCATGCTTGCCGCCGCCGTGCTGGCCCGCAACGCCGTGAACAAGGGCCTCACCGCCAAGCCGTGGGTCAAGACCTCCGTCGCCCCCGGCTCCAAGGTGGTCACCGACTACTACGAGAAGTCCGGCCTCACCCCGTACCTGGAGAAGCTCGGCTTCTACATCGTGGGCTACGGCTGCGCCACCTGCATCGGCAACTCCGGTCCGCTGGAAGCCGAGATCTCCGAAGCCATCCAGGCCAACGACCTCGCCGTCAGCGCCGTGCTCTCGGGCAACCGCAACTTCGAAGGCCGCATCAACCCGGACGTCAAGATGAACTACCTGGCCTCCCCGCCGCTGGTCATCGCCTACGCCCTGGCCGGTTCCATGGACTTCGACTTCGAAACCGACCCCCTGGGCAAGGACGAAGCAGGCAACGACGTCTTCCTGAAAGACATCTGGCCCAACCCGGTCGAGGTACAGGAAGTCATCGACTCCTCCATCGACAAGGAGATGTTCGCCAAGGGCTACGAGGGCGTCTTCGAGGGCGACGACCGCTGGAAGGCGCTCGACACCCCCGCCGGCGACACCTTCGCCTGGGATGAGAAGTCCACGTATGTCCGGAAGCCCCCGTACTTCGAGGGCATGAAGGCCCAGCCGGAGCCCGTGCAGGACATCGCCGGTGCCCGCGTGCTGCTCAAGCTCGGCGACTCTGTCACGACCGACCACATCTCCCCGGCCGGTTCGTTCAAGTCGGACACCCCCGCCGGGCAGTACCTGCTGGCCAACGGCGTGGAGCGCAAGGACTTCAACTCCTACGGCTCGCGCCGTGGCAACCACGAGGTCATGATCCGCGGCACGTTCGCGAACATCCGCATCAAGAACCAGCTCCTGGACGGCGTGGAGGGTGGCTTCACCCGCGACTTCACCCAGGCTGACGGCCCGCAGGCCTACGTCTACGACGCCGCACAGAACTACCAGGCAGCCGGCACCCCGCTGGTGGTCCTGGCCGGCAAGGAGTACGGCTCCGGTTCGTCCCGTGACTGGGCCGCCAAGGGCACGGCACTGCTGGGCGTCAAGGCCGTCATCGCTGAGAGCTACGAGCGCATCCACCGCTCCAACCTCATCGGCATGGGCGTCCTTCCGCTGCAGTTCCCCGCCGGCGAATCCGCTGCCACGCTGGGCCTGACGGGCACGGAAACCTTCGCTGTGGAGGGCGTCACCGCCCTGAACGAAGGCACCACGCCCAAGACCCTCAAGGTCACCGCCACCGCCGAGGACGGTTCCACCAAGTCCTTCGACGCAGTGCTCCGCATTGACACCCCCGGTGAAGCGGACTACTACCGCAACGGCGGCATCCTGCAGTACGTCCTGCGCCAGATCTCCGCTAACTAG
- a CDS encoding potassium channel family protein produces the protein MKVVIVGAGSVGSSIARELLAHKHEILLIDLKPEVIGRSGLRGAHWLVGDACELSTLQDAKLEDADVVVSATGDDKVNLVVSLLAKTEFGIGRTVGRVNNPKNDWMFNDSWGVDVAVNTPQLMTALVEEAVEIGDLVRLLTLQTGVSSLVEFTVPHDSHAIGLTVGDIDWPEDSTLVAILRDQAPITPSRDDVIDGGDELFFVTTIAAEDQLRELLSPGSSEGQAPGDGRERGEVPASAVSSEEAAPATADQLDDDGFDG, from the coding sequence GTGAAAGTCGTCATCGTCGGGGCCGGAAGCGTCGGCTCCTCGATTGCCCGTGAGCTGCTGGCCCACAAGCACGAGATCCTGCTCATTGACCTCAAGCCCGAAGTGATCGGGCGCAGCGGCCTGCGGGGGGCGCACTGGCTGGTGGGCGACGCCTGCGAACTGAGCACCCTGCAGGACGCGAAGCTCGAGGACGCGGACGTGGTGGTATCGGCGACAGGCGATGACAAGGTGAATCTCGTCGTCTCGCTGCTGGCCAAGACCGAGTTCGGCATCGGGCGCACCGTGGGCCGGGTGAACAACCCGAAGAACGACTGGATGTTCAACGACTCCTGGGGCGTGGACGTTGCCGTGAACACGCCGCAGCTCATGACGGCGCTGGTGGAGGAAGCCGTGGAGATCGGCGACCTGGTCCGGCTCCTGACCCTGCAGACAGGCGTGTCTTCCCTCGTCGAGTTCACGGTGCCGCATGACTCCCACGCCATCGGGCTGACTGTGGGCGACATCGACTGGCCCGAGGACTCCACTCTCGTGGCCATCCTGCGGGACCAGGCACCGATCACACCCAGCCGGGACGACGTCATCGACGGCGGCGACGAACTGTTTTTTGTCACCACCATCGCGGCCGAGGACCAGCTGCGCGAACTGCTGTCGCCCGGCTCAAGCGAGGGGCAGGCGCCAGGCGACGGGCGCGAACGGGGCGAGGTCCCGGCGTCGGCCGTTTCGTCAGAGGAAGCCGCCCCGGCAACCGCGGATCAGCTGGATGACGACGGCTTCGACGGCTGA